In Flavobacterium sp. WV_118_3, one DNA window encodes the following:
- a CDS encoding NADH-quinone oxidoreductase subunit I yields the protein MSLDTVSLSGRKKEVSNKKMTFWESLYLVAIAKGLVITIRHLFKRKVTIKYPEQKREFSPVYRGQHMLMRDDEGRERCTACGLCALSCPAEAITMKAEERKPEEKHLYREEKYASIYEINMLRCIFCGLCEEACPKQAIYLTKSKVIVKSNSHREDFIYGKDKLVMPLEMAIQNTNQNKAS from the coding sequence ATGTCATTAGATACAGTTTCATTATCAGGAAGAAAAAAAGAGGTTTCCAACAAAAAGATGACTTTTTGGGAAAGCCTTTACCTGGTTGCGATCGCTAAAGGTTTAGTTATTACGATCCGCCACTTGTTTAAACGAAAAGTTACCATTAAATATCCGGAACAAAAACGGGAATTTAGCCCGGTATACCGTGGTCAGCATATGTTAATGCGCGATGACGAAGGTCGTGAGCGTTGTACTGCCTGCGGACTTTGTGCGCTTTCCTGTCCGGCGGAGGCAATCACCATGAAAGCCGAAGAGCGTAAACCGGAAGAAAAACATTTATACCGCGAAGAAAAATACGCTTCGATCTACGAAATCAATATGTTGCGTTGTATTTTCTGCGGATTATGTGAAGAAGCATGTCCGAAACAAGCGATTTACCTTACTAAATCAAAGGTTATCGTGAAATCGAACAGCCACCGTGAAGATTTTATCTACGGAAAAGACAAATTGGTCATGCCATTGGAAATGGCCATCCAAAATACTAACCAGAATAAGGCAAGTTAA
- a CDS encoding NADH-quinone oxidoreductase subunit M, translating into MDVTIVLLILLLGAVVTYFSGNKMASKVALLFSAVAFGVSLMILNQYNQGVDCGFSAVWMTNPNILFSLKADGLALAMVLLTTVLTPLIILSSFGNNFNNAKNFYALVMFMAFAMTGTFLASDGFLYYIFWELSLIPIYFIALLWGNGDAAERKKAVIKFFIYTFAGSLFMLVGFIYLYQKAGSFQLDKLYALELSSTEEFWIFLAFFFAYAIKIPIIPFHTWQANVYQKAPTVGTMLLSGIMLKMGLYSVIRWQLPIAPNAAQELLYTIVGLSIAGVIYGSIVALKQRDLKKLLAYSSLAHVGLIAAGCYTLTLDGLRGAVLQMIAHGFVIVGLFFAAEIIYRRYETRTISEMGGIRSQSPKFTSMFMILVLASVALPGTFNFVGEFTVLYSLFQTNLGFAIVGGTTIILGAFYMLRMFQQAMLGETNAKPFADVSFNEGIVFVLIIGFLLFFGLYPKPIIDLITPSIQDILVHIK; encoded by the coding sequence ATGGACGTAACAATAGTACTCTTAATCTTATTACTCGGAGCGGTTGTCACTTATTTCTCAGGAAATAAAATGGCATCCAAAGTAGCGTTGCTTTTTAGTGCAGTTGCTTTTGGCGTTTCCCTTATGATTTTAAACCAATATAATCAGGGGGTTGACTGCGGTTTTTCGGCAGTCTGGATGACCAACCCTAATATTCTTTTCTCCCTAAAAGCAGACGGACTGGCTTTAGCGATGGTACTTTTAACCACCGTATTAACGCCGTTAATTATCCTGTCTTCTTTTGGAAACAATTTTAACAACGCCAAAAACTTCTATGCTTTAGTTATGTTTATGGCTTTTGCGATGACAGGTACTTTCCTGGCATCCGACGGTTTCTTATATTATATTTTCTGGGAACTTTCGTTAATCCCGATTTATTTTATCGCCTTACTTTGGGGTAATGGTGATGCCGCCGAACGCAAAAAAGCAGTGATCAAGTTCTTTATCTATACGTTTGCCGGTTCCTTATTTATGTTGGTCGGGTTTATTTACCTGTACCAAAAAGCCGGAAGCTTCCAATTGGATAAATTATATGCGTTGGAATTATCGTCTACAGAAGAGTTCTGGATTTTCCTGGCCTTTTTCTTTGCCTATGCGATCAAAATTCCAATCATCCCATTCCATACCTGGCAGGCCAATGTGTACCAGAAAGCACCAACTGTTGGAACCATGCTTTTGTCCGGTATCATGCTTAAAATGGGATTGTATTCGGTAATCCGCTGGCAATTGCCAATCGCACCAAATGCCGCTCAGGAATTACTTTATACCATTGTTGGGTTGAGTATTGCCGGTGTGATTTACGGTTCGATTGTCGCTTTAAAACAACGCGATTTAAAGAAATTATTAGCCTATTCGTCTTTGGCGCACGTGGGATTAATCGCTGCCGGATGTTATACGCTAACTTTAGACGGTTTGCGCGGTGCTGTATTACAAATGATCGCCCACGGTTTTGTGATCGTTGGTTTGTTCTTTGCAGCCGAAATCATTTACCGTCGTTATGAAACCCGTACCATTTCCGAAATGGGCGGAATCCGTTCGCAATCTCCAAAATTCACGTCCATGTTTATGATTCTGGTATTGGCATCGGTTGCCTTACCGGGGACATTTAACTTTGTAGGTGAGTTTACCGTATTATACAGTTTGTTTCAAACCAATCTGGGCTTTGCCATCGTGGGTGGAACGACTATCATCCTGGGAGCATTCTATATGTTGCGTATGTTCCAACAGGCCATGTTAGGAGAAACAAATGCAAAACCATTTGCAGATGTGAGCTTTAATGAAGGAATTGTTTTTGTGCTAATCATCGGATTTTTATTGTTCTTCGGATTGTATCCGAAACCAATCATCGATTTGATTACGCCAAGTATACAAGATATTTTAGTACATATTAAATAA
- a CDS encoding NADH-quinone oxidoreductase subunit J: MIEVLFYILSTITLGTALLTIFSRNPIHSAIYLVICFFSIAGHYLLLNAQFLAIVHVIVYSGAIMILMLFTIMLMNLNKEHEKHKPKLIIIAATIAFCLVALVLLAALLKTKPVVESYYNSGTDFQSIKVLGQVLLNEYMVPFEFASVLLLVAMIGAVLISKKEKEKA; this comes from the coding sequence ATGATTGAAGTTTTATTTTATATACTATCGACCATTACACTAGGTACGGCGCTGCTTACGATCTTTAGCAGAAACCCGATCCACAGTGCGATTTATCTGGTTATCTGTTTCTTTTCGATTGCAGGACATTACCTGTTACTAAATGCGCAGTTCCTTGCAATTGTGCACGTTATCGTATATTCCGGTGCCATCATGATTTTGATGTTGTTTACCATCATGTTGATGAACCTGAACAAAGAACACGAAAAACACAAACCAAAACTGATCATCATTGCCGCTACTATCGCATTCTGTTTGGTTGCGTTGGTATTATTGGCTGCTTTACTAAAAACAAAACCGGTTGTAGAAAGTTATTACAATTCGGGAACCGACTTCCAGTCGATTAAAGTTTTGGGTCAGGTGTTGTTAAACGAATATATGGTTCCGTTCGAGTTTGCTTCGGTATTACTATTGGTAGCCATGATCGGTGCGGTATTAATCTCTAAAAAAGAAAAAGAAAAAGCCTAA
- the nuoH gene encoding NADH-quinone oxidoreductase subunit NuoH, which yields MESTIIIEKSVIIIAVFALTMLMAMYSTLAERKIAAWLQDRVGPNRAGKGGILQPLADGLKLFSKEEFLPNTPNKFLFVIGPAISMSMALITSAVIPWGDKLHLFGRDIILQATDIDVAMLFIFGVLSVSVYGIMIGGWASNNKFSLMSAMRAGSQMISYEVAMGLAIIALVMMSGTLSLREIAAQQSGMNWNIFYQPLGFLIFLVCSFAETNRTPFDLAECEAELIGGYHTEYSSMKMGFYLFAEYASMFISSTILAVLYFGAYNYPGMDWAVENWGVNIANVIGMVVLFAKICFFIFFYMWIRWTIPRFRYDQLMNLGWKMLIPLAIVNIVITGAVILLFQ from the coding sequence ATGGAGAGTACGATAATTATAGAAAAAAGTGTCATTATTATTGCGGTTTTCGCTTTAACCATGCTAATGGCCATGTATTCTACTTTGGCCGAACGTAAAATCGCGGCCTGGCTTCAGGATCGTGTCGGACCCAACCGTGCCGGTAAAGGAGGAATCCTGCAACCGCTTGCCGATGGTCTGAAATTGTTTTCAAAAGAAGAATTCTTACCGAATACCCCCAATAAATTCCTGTTTGTAATCGGACCTGCCATTTCGATGAGTATGGCATTAATTACAAGTGCGGTGATTCCATGGGGTGACAAATTACATTTATTCGGACGTGATATTATCCTTCAGGCTACCGATATCGACGTAGCGATGCTGTTTATCTTCGGCGTTTTGTCGGTGAGTGTATACGGTATTATGATTGGTGGATGGGCGTCCAACAATAAATTCTCCCTGATGAGTGCTATGCGTGCCGGATCACAAATGATCTCGTACGAGGTAGCAATGGGACTGGCAATCATCGCTTTGGTGATGATGTCCGGAACGTTGAGTTTACGCGAAATCGCAGCGCAACAATCCGGTATGAACTGGAATATTTTTTACCAGCCGCTTGGATTCCTGATCTTTTTAGTGTGTTCTTTTGCCGAAACCAACAGAACACCATTTGACCTTGCCGAGTGTGAGGCCGAGTTGATCGGTGGTTACCATACGGAATATTCGTCTATGAAAATGGGATTCTATTTATTCGCCGAATACGCGAGTATGTTTATCTCATCAACGATTTTGGCCGTATTGTATTTCGGAGCGTACAACTACCCTGGAATGGATTGGGCAGTTGAAAACTGGGGCGTAAACATCGCGAACGTTATCGGAATGGTGGTTCTTTTTGCCAAAATCTGTTTCTTCATCTTCTTTTATATGTGGATCCGATGGACCATACCGCGTTTCCGTTACGATCAGTTGATGAATTTGGGATGGAAGATGTTAATTCCACTTGCCATTGTAAACATTGTTATAACGGGAGCAGTAATCTTACTTTTCCAATAA
- a CDS encoding T9SS type A sorting domain-containing protein has protein sequence MKVAILPLITILSCFLCNSIDTKAQTLHFSYDTAGNQITRELICKECIGVVEPGVNRIARPDTIPPKPKEQLQYYPNPVIDELYLKWSSVDNKLPVSIALYSINGQHIRTFSNLERQSGFKIPFSGCPSGIYSLIINYTNGEQQALTIIKK, from the coding sequence ATGAAGGTCGCTATTCTACCATTGATCACTATTCTGAGTTGTTTTTTATGCAACTCCATCGACACCAAGGCTCAAACCCTACATTTTTCTTATGATACTGCCGGGAATCAAATCACCAGAGAACTAATCTGTAAAGAATGTATCGGAGTTGTCGAACCTGGAGTCAATCGGATTGCCAGACCTGACACTATTCCGCCAAAACCAAAAGAACAACTCCAGTATTACCCTAATCCAGTAATTGATGAATTATATTTGAAATGGTCTTCTGTAGACAATAAATTACCCGTGTCTATTGCGCTTTATTCCATAAACGGACAACATATAAGGACTTTTTCAAATCTTGAAAGACAATCCGGTTTTAAAATCCCTTTTTCAGGCTGTCCCTCTGGCATTTATAGTCTGATTATCAACTATACTAATGGCGAACAGCAGGCGCTTACAATCATCAAAAAATAA
- the nuoK gene encoding NADH-quinone oxidoreductase subunit NuoK: MEHILKEIGVETYLYLSALLFSIGVFGILLRRNAIIMFMSIEIMLNAVNLLLVAFSTFHQDASGQVFVFFSMAVAAAEVAVGLAILVSIFRNLGSIDIDNLKNLKG; the protein is encoded by the coding sequence ATGGAACATATTTTAAAAGAAATAGGTGTAGAAACCTACTTATATTTATCGGCTCTACTATTCAGCATAGGTGTTTTTGGAATCCTTTTGCGTAGAAATGCCATCATCATGTTTATGTCTATCGAGATCATGTTGAATGCCGTGAATTTACTGTTGGTTGCGTTTTCGACCTTCCATCAGGATGCTTCCGGACAAGTATTCGTATTTTTCTCGATGGCTGTGGCCGCTGCCGAAGTAGCCGTAGGTTTAGCGATTCTGGTTTCGATTTTCCGTAACCTTGGATCGATTGATATTGACAATTTAAAGAATTTAAAAGGATAA
- the nuoF gene encoding NADH-quinone oxidoreductase subunit NuoF, with product MGRKILLDKINIPGIKTYEVYRQNGGYASVEKALKTLTPDEVTEEVKTSGLRGRGGAGFPVGLKWSFIDKKSGKPRHLVCNADESEPGTFKDRFLMEYIPHLLIEGMITSSYALGANLSYIYIRGEYMWVFKILERAIKEAYAAGWLGKNILGTDFSLDLHVHCGAGAYICGEETALIESLEGKRGNPRIKPPFPAVSGLWANPTVVNNVESIATVPWIVNNSGADYAAIGIGRSTGTKLISASGHIKNPGVYEIELGLSVEEFMNSDEYLGGMMNDRPLKALVPGGSSVPILPAHLIYKTANGDDRLMSYESLSDGGFATGSMLGSGGFIVYNDTTCIVRNTWNFSRFYHHESCGQCSPCREGTGWLEKVLHRIEHGHGRMEDIDLLWDIQSKIEGNTICPLGDAAAWPVAAAIRHFRDEFEYHVRFPEKIKNRDHFVEEPFEKVRHLIAKQTV from the coding sequence CTTCTGTTGAAAAAGCACTGAAAACATTAACTCCAGACGAAGTAACCGAAGAAGTAAAAACTTCCGGATTGCGTGGTCGTGGTGGAGCGGGTTTCCCCGTGGGACTAAAATGGAGTTTTATCGATAAAAAATCGGGTAAACCAAGACACCTGGTTTGTAATGCCGACGAATCGGAACCGGGTACTTTTAAAGACCGTTTCCTAATGGAATATATCCCACACTTATTAATTGAAGGTATGATCACATCCAGCTATGCGTTGGGTGCGAATTTATCCTATATCTATATTCGTGGGGAATATATGTGGGTATTTAAAATCCTGGAAAGAGCCATCAAAGAAGCCTATGCGGCCGGATGGTTAGGAAAAAACATCTTAGGAACCGATTTCTCTCTTGACCTTCATGTACATTGTGGTGCCGGAGCCTATATCTGTGGTGAGGAAACCGCTTTGATCGAGTCATTGGAAGGAAAAAGAGGAAACCCACGAATCAAACCACCATTCCCGGCGGTTAGTGGTTTATGGGCCAATCCTACTGTAGTAAACAACGTAGAATCCATTGCAACTGTGCCATGGATCGTTAATAATTCCGGAGCAGATTATGCCGCTATCGGAATCGGACGTTCTACAGGAACCAAATTGATTTCGGCTTCCGGACATATCAAAAACCCGGGTGTTTACGAAATCGAATTGGGATTAAGCGTGGAGGAATTTATGAATTCCGACGAGTATTTAGGAGGTATGATGAACGACAGACCGCTTAAAGCTTTGGTTCCGGGAGGTTCTTCCGTGCCAATTTTACCGGCGCATTTAATCTATAAAACTGCAAACGGAGACGATCGTTTAATGTCGTACGAATCGTTGAGCGACGGTGGTTTTGCTACCGGTTCCATGTTGGGTTCCGGCGGGTTTATTGTCTATAACGACACCACTTGTATCGTACGAAATACCTGGAATTTTTCCCGTTTCTACCACCACGAAAGCTGCGGACAGTGTTCGCCATGTCGTGAAGGTACCGGATGGTTGGAAAAAGTATTACACCGAATCGAACACGGTCATGGACGTATGGAAGATATCGACCTGCTTTGGGATATTCAGAGCAAAATCGAAGGAAACACCATCTGTCCGTTGGGTGATGCCGCTGCATGGCCGGTGGCTGCCGCAATTCGTCACTTCAGAGACGAGTTCGAATACCACGTTCGTTTCCCGGAAAAGATCAAAAACAGAGATCACTTTGTGGAAGAACCTTTCGAAAAGGTACGCCACTTAATTGCAAAACAAACAGTATAA
- a CDS encoding NADH-quinone oxidoreductase subunit N has product MSTIIAIAVLGVVCLLAEIFNLRKAIIPITVAGLLAILGMTVTEFNVTESYYNNMIVVNRFTVAFSSLFILLTLFLVTLSHHFYKNRPSKVSDFIAIKIFLLLGAVAMVSFGNLAMFFLGLEILSISLYILAGSKPLSLKSNEAGMKYFLMGSFASGVILFGIALIYGAVASFDMNMIYEASNSAATGDWFYIGVCMITVGMLFKIAAVPFHFWAPDVYEGAPALTTATMSTLAKVVAMATFFKLNMAMNGNMNFAYETVIVIISIFSMTVGNIMALRQNNIKRMLAFSGISHAGFMLMALLNLSNATGSLFYYATAYTLAGIAAFAVILYVCNDKDDESITFFNGLGKNNPVMAAVLSASLLSMAGIPIFSGFFAKFFILNQTLQAGYLILVIAGIINSIISVYYYFKVISAMYTKEPNEAKKPVPFEYYIVAVLAIGLNIAIGLFPSCLMDLL; this is encoded by the coding sequence ATGAGTACAATAATAGCAATTGCAGTATTAGGGGTTGTTTGCCTTTTAGCTGAAATTTTTAACTTACGAAAAGCCATTATTCCAATAACCGTTGCCGGTTTGTTGGCGATATTGGGTATGACCGTGACTGAATTTAACGTAACCGAAAGCTACTACAACAATATGATTGTAGTAAACCGTTTTACGGTAGCTTTTTCAAGTCTGTTTATTCTGCTAACCCTTTTCCTGGTTACGCTGAGTCACCATTTTTACAAAAACCGCCCCTCTAAAGTTTCTGATTTTATCGCGATCAAAATTTTCCTTTTATTAGGAGCTGTCGCTATGGTATCGTTTGGAAACCTGGCGATGTTTTTCTTAGGTCTTGAAATTTTATCCATTTCTTTATATATCCTTGCCGGAAGTAAGCCTTTGAGTCTGAAAAGTAATGAAGCCGGTATGAAATACTTCCTGATGGGATCGTTTGCATCGGGTGTGATTCTTTTTGGTATCGCTTTGATTTACGGTGCTGTAGCATCGTTCGATATGAACATGATCTACGAAGCATCCAATTCGGCTGCAACGGGCGACTGGTTTTATATCGGGGTATGCATGATTACCGTGGGAATGTTGTTTAAAATTGCTGCCGTTCCATTCCATTTCTGGGCTCCGGATGTATACGAAGGTGCTCCTGCTTTGACTACCGCTACGATGAGTACGTTGGCAAAAGTAGTGGCTATGGCTACGTTCTTTAAGTTAAACATGGCCATGAACGGTAATATGAATTTTGCATATGAAACCGTAATAGTGATCATTTCTATCTTCTCGATGACAGTTGGTAATATCATGGCATTACGTCAGAACAATATCAAAAGAATGTTGGCTTTTTCGGGTATTTCACATGCCGGTTTTATGCTAATGGCTCTTTTAAATCTGTCTAACGCCACCGGAAGTTTGTTTTACTATGCGACGGCTTATACCCTTGCCGGTATTGCTGCTTTTGCTGTCATCCTTTACGTATGTAACGATAAAGACGATGAGAGCATTACCTTCTTTAACGGACTTGGAAAAAATAATCCTGTAATGGCTGCTGTTTTATCGGCATCCTTATTATCGATGGCCGGTATACCGATTTTCTCCGGATTCTTCGCCAAATTCTTTATCCTGAATCAGACATTACAAGCAGGGTATCTGATTCTGGTTATTGCCGGGATCATTAACTCGATCATCAGTGTATATTACTATTTTAAAGTAATCAGCGCAATGTACACCAAAGAACCGAATGAAGCTAAAAAACCGGTTCCTTTCGAATATTATATCGTAGCTGTACTGGCTATCGGACTAAATATCGCTATCGGTTTATTCCCTTCCTGTCTAATGGATTTACTATAG
- the nuoL gene encoding NADH-quinone oxidoreductase subunit L, which yields METSFVLLLLLAPFVGFLSNIFFGKQLGKTGSGVLGTLAVVVSFFVSCYFFAQVSGSKQPINVHLFDWISLGKFSINFDILLDQLSLLWLLFVTGIGSLIHIYSISYMHDDENIHKFFAYLNLFIFFMITLVVGSNLLIMFIGWEGVGLCSYLLIGFWHKNQEYNDAAKKAFIMNRIGDLGFLIGIFIIGYLFNSLDFMTIKQAVLSGSNPEVAGWLSIATLCLFIGASGKSAQIPLYTWLPDAMAGPTPVSALIHAATMVTAGIFMITRLNFLFDLTPDVQNIIAVVGAITSLVAASIGLVQNDIKKVLAYSTVSQLGLMFLALGLGAYEVAVFHVITHAFFKACLFLGSGSVIHALHGEQDMRRMGGLKGVMKVTFLTFLLATLAISGIPPFAGFFSKDEILMVAFHENKVLWVIAAVASIMTAFYMFRLLYLTFFKEFRGTEEQKHHLHESPMLITFPLMVLGVLSVVGGAISLPGNSWLNHYLEPIFAHAPHEAHHLGTTEYMLMAFAVVGALIGIGIAYSKYIKKSEVPAEDSEITGFAKVLYNKYYVDEAYMAVIVKPMYSLSKFLRDYIETGLSQIIFGFGAVADGLALQGKKLQNGNIGFYLFAFVFGLCSVVFYLFFLR from the coding sequence ATGGAGACAAGTTTCGTTTTACTCTTATTATTGGCCCCTTTTGTCGGGTTTTTATCTAATATATTTTTTGGAAAACAACTCGGTAAAACCGGTTCCGGTGTTCTGGGAACGTTAGCCGTAGTGGTTTCCTTCTTCGTTTCCTGCTACTTCTTCGCGCAAGTAAGCGGAAGCAAACAACCTATTAACGTGCATTTATTCGACTGGATTTCATTAGGAAAATTCAGCATTAATTTCGACATACTGTTAGATCAGTTATCCCTGTTATGGTTGTTGTTCGTTACCGGTATCGGATCGTTGATCCATATCTACTCGATCAGTTATATGCATGACGACGAAAACATCCATAAGTTTTTCGCCTACCTGAATTTGTTTATTTTCTTTATGATCACTTTGGTAGTGGGAAGCAACTTATTAATCATGTTTATCGGATGGGAAGGCGTTGGATTATGTTCCTACCTGTTAATCGGGTTCTGGCATAAAAATCAGGAATACAACGACGCGGCTAAAAAAGCATTTATCATGAACCGTATCGGGGATTTAGGTTTCCTGATCGGAATCTTTATCATCGGATATTTATTCAATTCCCTGGATTTTATGACGATCAAGCAAGCGGTGTTATCGGGATCAAATCCTGAAGTAGCCGGTTGGTTGAGCATTGCCACACTGTGTTTATTTATCGGAGCTTCCGGTAAAAGTGCGCAGATTCCGTTGTATACCTGGTTACCGGATGCGATGGCAGGACCAACTCCTGTTTCGGCTTTAATCCACGCGGCGACGATGGTTACCGCTGGTATCTTTATGATCACACGTTTGAATTTCTTATTCGACTTAACACCGGATGTTCAGAATATCATTGCTGTAGTTGGTGCGATCACCTCGTTGGTAGCCGCTTCTATCGGATTGGTACAAAACGATATCAAAAAAGTATTGGCCTACTCTACCGTTTCCCAATTGGGATTAATGTTCCTGGCTTTAGGTTTGGGAGCTTATGAAGTAGCGGTATTCCACGTAATCACACACGCGTTCTTTAAAGCTTGTTTGTTCCTGGGTTCCGGATCGGTTATCCATGCTTTACACGGCGAACAGGATATGCGTAGAATGGGTGGTTTAAAAGGTGTGATGAAAGTGACGTTCCTTACGTTCCTATTGGCAACGCTTGCTATTTCGGGGATTCCACCATTTGCCGGTTTCTTCTCTAAAGACGAAATCCTGATGGTAGCTTTCCACGAAAACAAAGTATTATGGGTAATCGCAGCTGTAGCTTCCATTATGACCGCTTTCTATATGTTCCGATTGTTATACCTAACGTTCTTTAAAGAATTCAGAGGTACCGAAGAACAAAAACATCATTTACATGAAAGTCCGATGTTAATCACCTTCCCATTGATGGTATTAGGGGTATTATCGGTAGTGGGTGGTGCGATTAGTCTTCCGGGGAACAGTTGGTTAAACCATTATCTGGAGCCAATTTTTGCACATGCTCCACACGAAGCGCATCATTTGGGTACAACCGAGTATATGCTAATGGCTTTCGCCGTTGTAGGAGCACTTATCGGGATTGGAATTGCGTATTCCAAATACATCAAAAAATCAGAAGTTCCGGCTGAAGACAGTGAAATCACTGGCTTTGCCAAAGTGTTATACAACAAATACTATGTGGACGAAGCTTATATGGCCGTAATTGTAAAACCAATGTATTCGTTATCAAAATTCCTTAGGGATTATATTGAGACCGGATTGTCGCAAATTATCTTCGGATTCGGAGCAGTTGCCGACGGATTGGCTTTACAAGGTAAAAAATTACAAAACGGAAATATCGGTTTTTATTTATTCGCCTTTGTATTCGGACTTTGTTCGGTAGTGTTTTATTTATTCTTTTTACGATAA
- a CDS encoding 2Fe-2S iron-sulfur cluster-binding protein — translation MKVTIDGHEIEVEPGTTILQAARMIGGESVPPAMCYYSKLKGSGGKCRCCLVEVSKGSDANPTPMPKLMASCVTGVMDGMEVKSISSPRVQEARKSVTEFLLINHPLDCPVCDQAGECDLQNLSFNHGKSETRFIEEKRTFEPENIGDNIQLHMNRCILCYRCVMTADQLTDGRVHGVINRGDHSQISTCISKAIDNEFSGNMIDVCPVGALTDKTFRFKSRVWFNKPFNAHRDCDKCCGKTTVWMFGNEIQRVTARKDEYHEVEEFICNSCRFDHKDVKDWVIEGPRKFEKFSVINQNNYTRKLDKVTIETENQILLGRDQDRKKISMVEVPLKNTENSKS, via the coding sequence ATGAAAGTTACTATAGACGGTCACGAAATAGAAGTAGAACCAGGAACCACTATCCTGCAGGCTGCCCGAATGATTGGAGGAGAATCCGTTCCGCCGGCAATGTGTTATTACTCCAAATTAAAAGGAAGCGGAGGAAAATGCCGTTGCTGTTTAGTAGAAGTTTCCAAAGGTAGTGATGCCAACCCTACGCCAATGCCGAAATTGATGGCATCGTGCGTAACTGGTGTTATGGACGGTATGGAAGTAAAAAGTATCTCTTCGCCAAGAGTTCAGGAAGCGCGTAAATCGGTTACCGAATTCCTGTTAATCAATCACCCGCTGGATTGTCCGGTTTGTGATCAGGCTGGTGAATGTGATCTGCAAAACCTAAGCTTTAACCACGGAAAATCCGAAACCCGTTTTATCGAAGAGAAAAGAACCTTCGAACCGGAAAACATCGGTGACAATATTCAGTTACATATGAACCGTTGCATCCTGTGCTACCGTTGTGTGATGACAGCCGATCAGTTAACCGACGGACGTGTACACGGTGTTATAAACCGCGGAGATCATTCGCAAATTTCAACCTGTATATCCAAAGCGATCGATAATGAATTCTCCGGAAATATGATCGACGTATGTCCGGTTGGTGCTTTAACCGATAAAACTTTCCGTTTTAAATCGAGAGTTTGGTTTAACAAACCATTCAATGCGCATAGAGACTGTGATAAATGTTGTGGAAAAACAACCGTTTGGATGTTCGGAAACGAAATTCAGCGTGTAACAGCCCGTAAAGACGAATACCACGAAGTGGAAGAGTTTATCTGTAACAGCTGTCGTTTTGACCATAAAGATGTAAAAGACTGGGTAATCGAAGGACCTCGTAAATTCGAGAAATTCTCCGTAATCAACCAGAACAACTACACCCGTAAACTGGACAAAGTAACGATCGAAACCGAAAACCAAATCCTTTTAGGTCGTGATCAGGACAGAAAGAAAATCAGTATGGTGGAAGTTCCGCTTAAGAACACCGAAAATTCTAAATCATAA